The genomic segment CATTTGAGGAGGCACTGCTCTACTGACAACAGGGCCATTTGAGTATGCATAAGATGTGTCAAAGCCTGGCACCAACACTTTGCGTGTCACTACATCCTAAAATGTACTAAATGGACTAAAtgtgtcaaggtgaacctttaccttttattatatccttatttatttgtttcctttttggctTAGGGACACATTGAGGGGAGCTTTTGTTAGTATTCCGCTTCCTTCTATTATTGTCAGTAGCAGCACCCTCATCTAATATTTTAAAGAGTTGGTCTAAAATTAttacctttctttcccttcccctgcaGGGGATTGGCCACCTTCTTACTAGCAGACCTAACagtgtttttccttctcctcttcagcttaACTGTTGAGTCACCTATACCCAGGCCTTTTTTTGCCACTGTTCACAGCTGAGGTTATTGTTGTTCCACTTGGGGGCTCCGTGGCTCGGGTTGGTCTTGTCATCCAACGAAGTCCAGTAATTGTCCTCTGTACCTGCTGTAAAGGTTTTTAAGGAGTTAGGACCTTGATGCTCTACATTCTTAGGATCCACACAAAGCAGTAACTCCTCCAGGGACAGACCAGCAACTCTGTTTACCGTGCTCAGTGACAGATTGTGGTAGTCTGTGTCAGGCTCTTGTGTGTTGTCTTTTCTCTGCCTCTGCAGGAGTTCACTTTCCGCTACAGGAAGCTGATGTGTTTTCGTCTGGTAGCCTGTTATGACTATCATAAGTTCTTTTGATGTCAAATAAGAAATCCCTGGTTTCTGATAATTGGGTCTGGTTATGAGCATAGGGATTATCTCTTGTGGAGGTACTGTATAATCCTCTCTCTGGGATGGGCTGATCTGGAGTGTTCTGGGCTTTCTCCGCCTCAGTGGCTTCTACCAGTGTGTAATCCTTTCCAGTATTCCTTGGGCTCTTTGATGCATCTGACAGGGCTCTTTCACCTAGGAAAGCATCTGATAAGGGGCTTAAGTCTAGTCATCTCATACAACCCAAATCCACATCCAGTTTACTAGATAGGCACATGGTGTCCAGCATCTGAGAATTATCAGCAACACTGTCTGGCAAGTCAATTATGTGGCTACTTGACTTTCCAAGGTAGTCCCCGATATTAACAAAGTTGGTAACCTTAATTTGTTTCCAGTGTTTCTTTGTTGTGTCACCTCCCACCTTCTCAACCGCCCTAATGATCCCATCTGGATTGttatgggggggagggaaaggggataAACTACCCTTGTCAGGCGTTCTGAACAGCTCCTGAAACAAGGACCTTGACAAAATGCCAGCTCCTGATTCTTTAAGTTCAGAAAATGGAACAATGCATGTGAGCAGTTCATTTTGAATAGACTGCAGCATAGGGATCATTAACGTAAAATCCAGAATATCCTCTGGTTCTTTGCTGGGAGTAGTCATTACCTTCATAATAATAGGGCTGGGAGTGCTGTGACAGAGTTCCTCCTAATGAAACCTTGAGGTCTAGGCATCAAATTCGTAAAGGCAACGAAAGGGGCCAAACAGTTCAATCTATTAATTAACTTGAAGAGTTACCAAGGCAAAGACTCATAGCCAAACTATGTTGGAAACAGCAGCAACACCCCTTTCCTGTCTCCCCATCCTTCCTTTGGGAAAGAGCTGACAAAAGCAGCGAGTCCTCTGCGATGCCCACACTGactttcaggtgccacaacatttttgttgtctattcttttgtttttatctaaTACAGCTATCTCTTCAAAAGTAATAGGTTTATTTCACGTGAGTGAAGTAAGATCAGTTGGAAGAGTAAATATGCttaatttttctctttgttcaagccaatttaaaatgattttgttgACATACCTTCTTTCCAGATCAATGCAGAAAATTTTGGATTTGCAGGAAACAGTAAAAATAGTTatgccaaaacaaaaataaaattaccaACCCAAACATGTCATCGAAACTTTAGCAAATGGGTACCAAAGCCAATCTTCAGTCCCAAAGACTccagaaaggaagacaaaattGGCTCCCATTTACCCAGCTTCTCATTTCTTTCAGTCATTTGGAAGAGCCAACAGTTGGCATCAAAATTCAGAAATATTTCTTAAATCTTGTGTCATTGGAAGCCTAGGTGAACTTTGTGACTTTGAGTGCCTAAGAACAGGATCAGGTGGCTCAACAGTTGTAGGCTTTTCTTGGTCAGGAATAACCCAGACACAATAGTTcacttgttgctgttatgtgcaaTATACGTATCCCCTaatttctgcctctctctttctcaacttCACCCCTGCATGCACATGCAACTCCACCCCATGGACACTGGGTTCCATTGCGACTGGAACCTAAttgctgcacagaggaggaagacagctgtacacagggaggcagagaagcgTGCACCCAGTTTAGCGAAAATCTtggttatttgccatcaagtgaCACCCAATGTATAGCAACCTTAGTAAGATTTTTCAAGCTATGTAGGATATTAAGGAGTGCTTATACCAATGTCACCCAGGAATGAATTCatatggccaagcaaggatttgaagttgggtctcctgagttctagtccaacccTATCCCATTGTACCACACTGGTTCTCCAGTAAGTTTATGCACTGGTTAAGTTGCTATTCAGACTACTGCAGCACAGTTTATATCTCATTTCTTCATCAAGCTAAAGTCTGGATCTTCACCAACACTTTTTGAGCCCAGTGATCATGGCTTGACTAGGGTGTAGAATCCTTGATTTACTGAATatacttttttaatattttattttcttgaacagctttTAATAGACGTTGCTTCACTGTGTGCATCCTATCCTAAGATCTTTTAGATACAGAATTGgatataaatatttcagtaaaataatttttaaaaattcctaacATCAACAGAGTGGTGAGGCTTCAGCTTTAAACATATTCATCACATGACCACAACCTTctttcaggaaaagaaaggtgAAGCTCTCCAGAGGCTGAACTTCCATCATCATTTAGCTTCCATCATGATTCACTGCTGGCTGAAGTCTGATCTAAATATACTCCAATGAATTATACTCCAACAGGTGGAAAGCCAATGTCCCCACTTCTTACATAAAGATCTGTGTCCAAATGTCAATAAATAAAAGAGTTCAGGGCAAAATTACCAATATATAATGAAAGTGGATTTCAGGATGAAAGAAAACAATACTACTAAATTATACAGACTGAGCACTGTTCAAACGGCACCTCCAACAGAGAGAGATTTGTATTATACTTTTTGACAAAGAACTGATTCACTAAACTTTATGCAAGCAATTTCAATCAGCCTCAAATTACAGAGTGTGGTAAACATTTGGCACTAATCAGTGAATTCTGTCACCTCTAAAGTCATGTACCACTTTATGTGTTTGTGATCCAGTTTCATGTGATCCAGTGTCCTAACAATAGGAAGGCTTTGTCCTTCAGTCATATACAGTGAATGGAAGCAACTTTCAAGGTCTTTCGTCTGAAGTGGCGGAATGTTTAGTTATGAAACAACAGATCTGAATATAACTCCAGATGGATGAGGACTGACATTTTGGATTTATGCTCACTTACAGAGTAGGCAATAGTTTAAACATGTAACTTGATCAGTCTTGACAGTAGTGGGCAATATATATATCATGTACACCAAGCACTCACTCTTGGTTTGAGCTCATCATCCACAAAATTTTCCTGCAATTTGAAGTTTTTACAGTAAGTGACCAGACTCTTCCTGCCAGGTGAAGGGAGCTGGTACAAATTTAACAATTCCCTGCTTGTTTTCCTAGTTGCACAATAAGCTATGCAACTGATGCGCAATGAGGAATCCAAATGGAGGcacattacagtcgtgcccctcgtaatgattaccccgtataatgatgaatccacttcacgacgatgtttttgcaatcgggaactgattctttgcattacgacgatcaaaagctgatcatcaggttttcaaaatggccaccggctgctcaaaatggctccccgctgtatttttggacggattccttgctttacaggcaccgaaaatggccgctccatggaggatctttgctggaccgtgagttattcagccaattggaacacactgaacggttttcaatgcatttcaatgggcttttttattttgctttatgacgttttcactctacagtgatttcgctggaacaaattaagcgaggcaccactgtaattagctgcaatttgccactgcaagtTATGCTATTTCCCTTCTGCAATGCTTGGATTCCTAGTCACACTGCATAAAAGATTTTGGGCCAAGTAATTACACCTCCCTAGTTATAACTTGAGGTGCCTACAAAAAAGTGGAGTGATATGTATCTTCTTCAAAATGGAACAGGATATGTCAAACAGCAAGATACCACAGAAACCAAATTAGTCATAGGAGATTATATTGGCTTATTTATAGAGAGACAAATCCAAAGAAGCCAACAGGATCAAATAAGTTTATTTCCCCATCTCTTTGCCATAATCACTTCCCCaacttttctgtcttttgctatcaTGTCCTCTTTCACTTCTCTGGGGAGATGTTATGTAACAGGGGGCATTAGAAATGAGGGTGCCTCTTAGCCATTCTCACAGCATATGGACTACCCAGAGAGTTACTGAATCTCACCTAGTAGTAAGACTGGCCCTATAAACATGTTCTTTGAATTTACCTAACAGAAAAAAATTAGTACCCAATTACCAAAACTGACATGTTTTACAGCCAACATGCCCTGTctgtagtacagtggaccctctacttacagaattaatccgtattggaacggtggctgcaagtcgaagtctgtaggtcgaatctccattgacctacaatgcattgaaaaccgattaataccataactggcagtttgttccattttggttttttttctggtctgtaagtcgattctccagctgcaagctgaatctaaattttgcggccagagaagtctgtaagtcgagccgtctgtaagtcgagggtccactgtaatagtgAAATCCTTTCTTTCCCAACTTTCAAATTTTCCCAACTCTTTTAAACAGTATAAACAAAGGTTTCTGAAAGTAATTAAGTATAAGGAAATTGAAACATTCCATCTTCCACAGTTAAGACTTTAAACACACACCTAGTGTATTTCAACAGAGGGGGAAAACTGGATCTACAGcaatttctgaaaaatatttcaaTGATACAGGTCCAATCCAATTCAGGTTAAACAAAGTATATCCTGCTCAAAGCAGTAAAACTTGAAAGTACTTGACTTTTTGGTAGCAGCCTTATATAGAGACTTCAGAGCAGGGCTGATGGGATGGTAGCTCAGAATCTACTGGTATCATCTGAAGTTAATTCACACTGCTTTCATTTAAGCTCCTAATTTAGATTTTTGCTGAGACTTCTAAGGATTCTGCTGAGTCCAAAAGCAGGAAGGAGCATCTTCAAATCGCACATCTACAAACTAAAAGACTGTATGTGAAATGCACTGGGCAGGGGGTTGGTACCCATCCTCTATCCTATAATACAAATCAGTCTCTCCTATTCTTCTCAAAAATGAGTCTAAAGAGTTAGGCAACCCTCTGACACTGGGAGATGATGTAGTCCAAAGGGAAGCTGTGTGTATGGAAGGATCTTCTCTTTGTACACAAAGTTATCTTGATCATGGCCTGTACGTGAAAATGCAATTAAGCAGCAGGTTAGGCAGatgttggatttttttcccttcttgtaTGTGTTTCCAGTAGCCTTTAACGGATACAttttcaattatatatatatttacagaatttatatatttatatgtttataaatatatatacaatcacagaaacaaaaaacctGAAAATTTCAGAGATGAAAAGGTTTAATAGTTGAAGAACTcaagaaaacatattaaaagattgGTAAATTCAACTGCACATCTTTCCAATGGAATATTGTGGCTAAGTTTTCAAGTATATAATCTTAAAGAAACGAACAACCTGAACATTTCAGAAGTCAAAAACTTTTATATTTCAAGAACTCAagcatacatttttaaagatcAGTATATTCAACTgaactttaaaagcaaaaagtaaaaaaTCAATACGTTgtcaattgctttttatttgtacTAAATATTTCAGTCTTGAGAAACAGTGAGATTTAAAGCTAGAACTGCTTTGAATATTAGGTAACTCTTAGCTTCTACGGCTCCCCAAATTCCAAAGTAAACCTAGGGTCCTTACCCTAAATGTTTTGCTATATTCTTCTGTACTGTGCACACATATTCCTCATGGAACAATCCTTAAGCCTGATTGGACAGGGCAGTAAACATTAAGGTTTCAAATGCAAGTCCATAGAAATCTGTAGGTCTAAATAAATACAAGGGATTTTGCAAACTGATGGCTCCCTTCTTTCATAGGGAAAATATGCCATTTGTTGTATAACTTTCCAAACAAGTTCAACAGAAGAACAGTGACTGATTTTATTTGCCTATTCTTTGAACCACCCAGTCCTGTTGGCAGAGAGGGCAACGGTTGTTCTGTTTCACCCACAGTGACATGCAGCAATTGTGGAAGGAATGATTACACTCTCCCCAGAccactgaaagaaaaagaaaagtacacTTGAGAGTGTCATTTGAAAACAGTTGACGAGAGAGAAGTAATTACTGTCTATGACTCTTCAGTACAGCACTCCTATCTATGAATCTTCACTACTGCTGTAAAAAAGACTTGTGAGAATTTTATAAACAACTCTAGCAATTATCCAAGTCAAAATGGCATTATGATCCAAGTATCAAAAACCCattcattcataatttttaaatcaaCAATTAACCCCATTGCATGCAGAATCTCAATCATGTCCTACCCTTACGATTTCCTCTTAGGAGCTGGACAATACACAGGTCCATGTTAAATTAAAAATTGTTAATGAATTCCATAGGAAGATGTTGACTCAGTATCTCTTGTAATTTTTAGTGAAATACACTTAATATGTTTTGGCAATTGATTTGGATTTGTTTGCACATAACGCTAAACCATAGTTTAACATAACATGCACAGCTTCAGTAATCTTTAGAACTCCTTACTTCTTTTTCCACACAGCTGGGAGAAAGAATTAACCTCTTAATTCTGCTTTCTCTTATTCTGAATAATAATTCATAGTTTGTACAGAATAGTAAACCATGATTTGAGAAAGTGAATGATGATATATTTCTCCTCCCAGCTTTATGGGGAGGAGAGGGACGCGTTGTAATCCAAGATTTGATtaatttctttgttgtttagttgttaagtcgtgtccgactcttcatgaccccatggactagagcataccaggccccctgtcttccactgcctcccagagttgggtcaaattcacgttcgtgacactgtccaaccatcttgtcctctgtcgcccccttctcctcttgccttcacactttgccaacatcaggtcttttccagggagttttctctcctcatgagatggccaaagtactggagccttaacttcaggatctgtccttccagtgagcactcagggctgatttcctccTTGCAGTCGGGggagggggctctcaagagtctcctccagcaccacaattcaaaagcatcaattcttttgcagtcagccttctttatggtccagctctcacttccatgcatcgctactggaaaaaccatagctttgactatgcggacttttgtcggcaatgtgatgtctctgctttttaagatgctgtcatggtttgttattgctttcctcccaagaagcaggcgtcttttaattttgtggctgctctcaccatctgcagtgatcatggaggtcaagaaggtaaaatctgtccctgcctccatctcttccccttctatttgccaggaggtgataggaccagtggccatgatcttagttttttgggtttttttgtgtttttgtttttatgttgagcttcagaccatttttggtgctttcctctttcacttaattcctcctcactttctgccaccagagtggtatcatctgcatatctgaggttgttgatatttcttctggcaatcttaattccggtttaggattcatccagtcaATTTCTTTACATAATTCTAAATCATAATATAGTAGTATATATGACTGCTGCCAAAATCATGAAGGACTAACTGCAGATTTCCATGATTTTAAGCACATAGTATCAATTTCAGTACTTTTCACCTACAATATTTCCAAAGAATCCCAAATGGTTTCAATATATCTACATATCATGTAATATAGCAAAAGTTATGCCCTCCTtctaaacaatggctgaaattctgttactttgGTAGGAGCATGATAATGTCACTGGAAGAacatgattttcagtaattaaaaacttcctatttTTGTTATATGGCTTCTCCATCTCCTATGCAATCCCTTTCATTGTCTGGAAGCCACAGAAGGGCAGGATGGAAGTAATAAGTCTATTATCAAAAATCTCTCCTACTGATAGGGTCATTCAAAGACAGATTTGAACCCActgggcttattctagttgcaacttactacactaagcaagaggatttgagCCAATTTATATTTTTTACATTAGTGAAGCTAATGAAAATAACTGATACATGAATGTAAGAGATATTCATCTGAATCTTTTAAAAGCTCCCTATTAAGAGAAAGCATTTAGTGAATGAAATCAAAACATACCAACACaatcttcttgtttgttttcagcTTGACATCTAAGACAGGCATCTAGATGTAAAGAAGATCAAAACTAAATATGATTATCTGGATGAAGTGCTAATAACTGACTTTTCAACATACCTACAATCACAGAAAAACATTTGCAGAACATATATAGTCAGTTAGTCATTCAGAACCTTTATCCTAATTTATCCCAATACACAATTCTCCACTTATTCAGGCACATTTATACTACAACCGCTTGGTTCTTTCAGTGTAAGTCTTATAATGAAGGGGGGGGCATCCTAGCAGGATATGTCAAGAGAGGATGATTATAATGCAGTCAAACCTGACTTGATACATTACAACTGAGGAAACAGCAGTTCCTACATTATATTAGGCACAGTGGCAGCACAGAGGATTTGTGACTAAGGAAATAATCAGTCATGCACAATGCAGGACAAAAGCTTTAAGATTCATACAGATAAGAagcagctgttttttttcctgtgtctcCAGAAGGATTGTAGATAATAACTCTGTCTATAGGAACACGTAATGCTCCAGCAGTAAATTAACTCACAGTGGAGGAATTCCTGCAATTGTGCTAGCACTGTTCCAGGAATGACAGAGTACTGGAAGAAATACATGTATCTTTGCTACACAAATCACATCTTACAAGGAAGCAATTTGACTGTCTAAATTGACCTTAAAGTAGTATTTCTCAGCCTTGCCCTCTTGATGCTTGTGTTTCCACTACCTGGAAATCATAACAAACATGACTAACAGCCAGGGACTCTCACTGTTGGAGTAAAAGAAATCTGGAGGcagagaaccactgccttaaaagaAATTACAAAGCAATTTTGAGTTCTAGGGTTATGACTAGTAGAtgtgaaatactgtatgtcaCAAATGCCCTAATTTCAActgtcccaaatagagtagataCACTGATTCAATAGGAAACGACTGCTGGTACCAATGCActggatctgtgtgtgtgtgtgtgtgtgtgtgtacatgcgtctgtctgtctgtctgtcaccaGAGCTGCAGTTCAGGTCTGCATTGCACTTAAGTTATAATCTCTGATATGTAAAGGCTTGATATAGATTGGCAGTGGTATACTGTAGATCCTACAGATGGAAGGTCTGTGTTCAGTAAATAATTGGTTCTGGCACTGCTCACTGCTGTTTTCCATCTCATTTCAGCGGGCAGACGtcttttaactgtcttttaattgttgtaagctgcctttggtcctttttttaagaagaaaggcgagataaaaacaattttaaaaatataaacgtaagaggagaaggggacgacagaggacaagaaacATACATCAAAGTATCTGTTTTTCAGGCAGAAGGTCCCCAGTTAAAACCGTGACATCTTTGGGTAGGGTTAAGAAGCATTTCTGCTTGAAATCCTAGGAAATCACTATCACTCAGTGAACACTAAGAGGCTAATTCAATAAAAGGCAACTTTCCACATTCCCGACCACCCTCGATTTTGtgaagggaaataaaatcaggGTGTCAGTGGGAAAAGGGCTGAACCTGTCACCCGAAAACAAAGGCGGGCGCTACCTAATCATTTCACTGGTCTAATGAAGGTGAATTTCAACGGTCTAATAAAGGTAGCGCCGGCtacagggcttttaaaaaaaaacacgacaCCAGTATCCAGCTGGTGAAAAAACAGCTCCTTTTAAGGCCCCCGAGAAGCGGGCCAAGGGCACGTTCTCCTCCCCCGCAAGGCGGAGAAAAGCACCCCCGCCTCCGAAAAATCCGTGGCCAGGCAACGGCGGCGACGACAGAGACACTCGAGGGATGATGATGCCCGGAAGAGAGGCGAGGCGGCCCATTTTCGTGCGGCCCAACCCCGCCCCGGGCGAAGAAGGGGAGGGAGCGGgaaggccggccggccggccgcggCCTTTGTTCCCGGCCCGACCGCGCGTCGCGGCTCCCGCTTACCCATGACCTGCACCCGGCAGATGGCGCAGGTGTCGCACTCGACGTCCCAGCTCCACATGGCCACGGCGTTCCACTTCTTCAGCGAGAACATCTTGTCGACGCCGCCCGTCTTCGAGCCGGAGGAGCCCGCGGGAGACGCGGAGACGCCCGCCTCCTCTCCGTCCTCCACGTCGGCCATGGctgggggcgggaggaggaggaggaggcgaccGCGGGCCTACCGCtccgcctggctccctccttCCCCAAGCCGCGGGCGGCGACGAAGTGGAACGCCGGCTCCACCCAGCGGCAGGCCGAGGCATGGAGCGAGGAAGCCGAGGCCTACTTCCAGGGGACTGTCTCCGTGGAGGAGCGAAGCCCGCCGGTGGGGGCGGGCAAAGGAACCTTCTGTTTCAAATGGTAGCTCGACGGGTGTTAAAGGCCTGCAGTAGAGCTGCAAGGGGCTTCACGGACCGGGGCTGCAGTTCAGGTCTGCATTGCACTTAAGTTATAATCCCTGATATGTACGGGCTTGATATAGATTGGCAATGGTATACTGTAGATCCTACACAGATGGAAGGTCCGTGTTCAGTAAGTAATTGGTTCTGGCACTGCTCACTGCTGTTTTCCATCTCACTTCAGCGGGTAGATACCAAGTTTTTAGAAAAATAAGTAGATCTTGCAAACCCTCTGAGGTAGTCCACATAGAGTCTCAGGGCGAAGTCTAGAGTAGATAGGATAGCTGAGGGATGATGAAGTGGACATTAGGCCAGACGAGTCTGTGCTGAAGCCCctgcccttctcctcccctcttccaccttcttgctgtactgtattctgttttttcctccttggctaatctcagccagcacagcagttGTACTATCAGATATGAAATCAACCTGCAAGTGTGGGGCTGGCCCAAGGTTAGTTATATCGTGGAAAGGAGAATCTGCCCATTACAAACCCACTATCAACCGGTGCATCTTTGATTTGAACTGCACTGTTAAAGACTTAACAAGTTTTATATAAGATAACTCTCCTCCCAAAGTCACAGACACTTCTGCATCATGTCTCCAAGATGTGCCTTTAGTGTTCCTGTTAACTTACATAATCAATGCCCAAGTTtcctaaaaaaataaacagtctATGGTTCCTACACAGAATTACTTTTCTGATATGACTGCCTTGTAGTAACAGTTCAAGAGACTTGCTGCACATTTAGCAATAGGGAAAATAGCAAAACCACTTGGGCATtcacttttcttccctttctttcctaaCACAAGCATACCCAGCATTTGATACTTGCATTTTTCTTCCCCTGAGAGGAAAGAACACATAGTTAATGTTCCCTTTCCTATTTACATGTAACCGATTGGAAATTAAGAGTCTCCCTTGTAAATGTCTTCTTTATAGACAGTAATACATGTCAATAGTGCACTATCTTCAGAAGGAATGAGAGCAACCCTAAAAAATCCACTTCTGAAGAAACACAGATTCTGTTACTTTGCTTGCAAAACGAACATTAAAACTCATGAGGTTATATCAATTTTGCAATAAACAAACTAATAAAACATGTAACAGATAGACCATACAACTTAAAAAGTATAGAAGAAAGCCACTACAAGTATTAAATGGCAATGCAGcatgtttatttttttggcaGAGTTGCATAACTTTAGTtcaataaataaagcttgtaagaGCTGTTACAATTGCAtctgttcatatttttaaattttcctgaGGAGAAATTTTGAGAAGATTTTGTATAGACTTTACAAAAGTTAGAACGTGTAAAGAACTGTTGAAGTATATCAAAGGCCTTGAATGTAATAGTATCTTCAGAAAGCTTATACAAATTTCATGATCACTTGGttttctgtaaaataaaagaaaccaaaTTAAACAGACTTCAGTAAGAAACTACCTAGTCAAACTAATGCATACTAATTGAGTACAGAACAATAAAACACTAGTTTTATAAGAAGAGGAATTTGAAGAAATGGATGCTACATAAATTTTGCTGAGCTGAAAACCCTAACAGATTGGTTAAACAAAAGCTAAATTGATAAGTCAATATATTTTGTTGTATTCAGAAGATACAAACAATGCTGAATTAATGCTACAGATGGATTTTTTGAGCTTGCAGACCTCAGGTCAGAAGCTGGCGTTGCAAGTGCAGTGttccacatacagtggaccctctacttacggaattaatccgtattgaaacggtggctgcaggtcgaaaagtctgtaggtcgagtctccattgacctacaatgcattgaaaaccaattaatcccgtaaccggccgtttttgttcaatttttgttccattttgtttttgtttttttcctctggtctgtaggtcgattctccggctgcaagtcgaacctaaattttgcagccagagaagtctgtaactcgaaaagtctgtaagtccagccgtctataagtcgagggtccactgtatatggtcATTAACACCACATATAATCTATTCACAGGAGGACACTTGTCCTGTGTATCTCCAACTCCTGGGTTTAAGTTTTCAGgatggatatatatatttttaaagtaccaGTTTCTTGGGTTGTGCTATCTCCATAATTTTACCATagccataaaaatattttttttaattttcatttataATTAACTCAATGATTAAGACAACAGTTTACCCCtggttttaaataaaatgcaCTCCCaatgtattgtttta from the Pogona vitticeps strain Pit_001003342236 chromosome 3, PviZW2.1, whole genome shotgun sequence genome contains:
- the RNF7 gene encoding RING-box protein 2 isoform X1; its protein translation is MADVEDGEEAGVSASPAGSSGSKTGGVDKMFSLKKWNAVAMWSWDVECDTCAICRVQVMDACLRCQAENKQEDCVVVWGECNHSFHNCCMSLWVKQNNRCPLCQQDWVVQRIGK
- the RNF7 gene encoding RING-box protein 2 isoform X2, giving the protein MADVEDGEEAGVSASPAGSSGSKTGGVDKMFSLKKWNAVAMWSWDVECDTCAICRVQMPVLDVKLKTNKKIVLWSGESVIIPSTIAACHCG